From Osmerus mordax isolate fOsmMor3 chromosome 8, fOsmMor3.pri, whole genome shotgun sequence, a single genomic window includes:
- the akap12b gene encoding A-kinase anchor protein 12b isoform X2: MGAQTSAQRDGKTQEDASAEELSAEVNATQEDSAVDAKLLQKNGQISSISSLNGHSEDNSRAEVGQTDGGSQKEEVPETMDTLQGEVAPQVNGEKEEKGTPDADDITAGEEKAAEEKPGEANEVGFKKIFRFVGFKFTLKKDKNEKTEPVQLLTVKDKDGEGEASGSEEVQEEVAAEEKGEAEGQAAETEAPSSETTPEAAADVETPADAVDGEAASEEAPKEEGEEEGEKECEDQAGSLTSPPSQEVTQSPFRKFFTQGIFSNLRKKASIKKPKEEEPKEGTAEEEVKEGEEGAEEREKAEVVKEEVQVATPPEESTAGVAVEDIPIAETANTNEVVVEVKAEAEVATETPAPAAADTTDEAKPAEEIAEEATEGDKAPAEVAHEAELLSSQEKTKAQGSPLKKLFTGAGLKKRSTKKQKAKKDAEAKLTESGEQASEQIQSSTESTEGQKVSSSPSSPEDSGEHIAGAEASQAEAGQEAEGEGTTSDGEKKKEGILPWSSFKKLVTPKKRVKRPSESEDEAPGDKAKTATLSSTESAVFTDKPASEEEIKPSEEELKTENAEKLESSTEEPKKKMDTSVSWEALMCMGGKTKRTRRTSDSDDDETKIEEEVQPAGEEKANTTESPLVSSQEAEPENTVSSPEPHTSTSDGEAVSTWESLKRFVIQRRKSKTEERTEEAASSEQVLSDSEIPKEESSFSLRKLIPGRKKKKLEKQFSSDVGSGEEDSDTPAVVPLSEYDNEPQAPTEETPETAPAKVSSEDRSPSWISTLAVAEEVHEPLSDIPEEGDNAATPKSADTSMAEEIVDLTTEEALAAQEKVPELSAVEVTELLPATPAGETTPVPDAPESESVDVVLEEAAEVLSEIPSQSSVPVEKVPLEEADTNLEPQPPIDFAEVETKLVLMAHVKDEATAICTGLGTKEIAKLAIEKPVTPVVECVSVVSDALVAEVPLEDKAEKIEEAVAAEDPVFKAQVEQVETTELEPALENTVGDEKPESENASEGKEPEIIKVAVVHSIQTAAEIVQPPVVSENTPRVEMVDPIEPTVEEVLCTETVQVTSASIVEGKSEDMEVEQIVASEENAAVGEVTQAAVYEMVTSMVGTSHADEAVEAAIAVVAPTEEFATAKETVCLVAPLPMEPDQVEVKQEAMMENASIPQNAICDIQSQVLAKDVLIAVAELGVEGDTEAAKSEVSGVIVEVTEKIEEDTKAEEEASTIEEQGMVIAQVVIQNALYKVAENESEEEKPATLTTDIPTTDAPTTDAPPTDAPTTDAPPTDAPTTDAPPTDASTTDASTTDAPPTDAPPTDAPTTDAPPTDAPTTDAPPTDAPTTDDPTPVQAVLTIEKEVEKAPEEQPVITGVSVVNIQAEKPAPEAPAEAETATLSVYEAVQVMETIEVEVIDKEAHKEPEETVKPEVNTEELNQAVEVNVCEEKVEEVEEEVKEIPESQMNGKSEEIKKENDIAEEVLPEASPTEIKDIQPKVQHAEVKEVSEAGPVEAVTQVLETPSQPEEKKEAAPVVLQAAEVVEEQAVEELQIEAVVEFDSTGVTNNVDAAAQDAPAVATVEMNMIADQEPALEEAENHVSTDTAATSQEAQVAVAVASPVEPAAPETEKASAAKCAEVMAQL; the protein is encoded by the exons CTGCTGCAAAAGAACGGACAGATCTCCAGCATCTCCAGCCTCAATGGACACTCAGAAGACAATTCCCGGGCCgaag TCGGCCAGACAGACGGCGGGTCTCAGAAGGAGGAGGTTCCTGAGACGATGGACACCCTCCAAGGGGAGGTGGCCCCCCAGGTCaacggagagaaggaggagaagggtacACCTGATGCGGACGACATCACAGCCGGCGAGGAGAAGGCTGCGGAGGAGAAGCCCGGAGAGGCCAACGAGGTGGGCTTCAAGAAGATCTTCCGCTTTGTGGGCTTCAAGTTCACCCTGAAAAAGGACAAAAACGAGAAGACGGAACCCGTGCAACTGCTGACCGTGAAGGACaaggacggagagggggaggccaGCGGCTCTGAGGAGGTGCAGGAAGAAGTGGCTgctgaggagaagggggaggccgAGGGTCAGGCCGCGGAGACGGAGGCTCCGTCCTCTGAGACCACGCCTGAGGCTGCGGCAGACGTTGAGACTCCGGCTGATGCCGTGGACGGAGAAGCAGCCTCAGAGGAGGCaccaaaggaggagggggaggaggagggagagaaagaatgcGAGGACCAGGCTGGATCTCTTACCAGTCCGCCTAGCCAGGAAGTCACCCAGTCCCCCTTCCGGAAATTCTTCACACAGGGCATCTTCTCAAACCTGCGCAAAAAGGCCAGCATCAAGAAGCCCAAAGAAGAAGAGCCAAAAGAGGGCACCGCTGAGGAGGAGgtcaaggagggagaggaaggcgcagaggagagggagaaagccgAGGTAGTCAAGGAAGAGGTACAGGTAGCAACCCCTCCAGAGGAATCCACGGCCGGGGTTGCAGTTGAGGACATTCCCATAGCTGAGACAGCAAACACTAACGAGGTCGTTGTGGAGGTTAAAGCTGAAGCCGAGGTTGCCACGGAAaccccagctccagcagcagctgacACTACTGATGAAGCCAAACCAGCAGAGGAGATAGCCGAGGAGGCGACGGAGGGCGACAAGGCACCAGCAGAGGTCGCCCATGAGGCTGAGTTGCTGTCCTCCCAGGAGAAGACAAAGGCCCAGGGAAGCCCACTGAAGAAGCTCTTCACTGGGGCGGGCCTGAAGAAGCGCTCAACTAAGAAGCAGAAGGCCAAGAAAGACGCAGAGGCTAAGCTAACCGAGTCTGGGGAGCAGGCTTCAGAGCAGATACAGTCCTCCACTGAGTCGACCGAGGGCCAGAAAGTCAGTAGCAGCCCTTCGTCCCCAGAGGACTCGGGGGAGCACATCGCCGGAGCAGAGGCCTCTCAGGCTGAGGCTGGCCAAGAGGCAGAAGGAGAAGGGACCACCTCGGAcggggagaagaagaaagaaggtATCCTCCCCTGGTCCTCCTTCAAGAAGCTTGTGACACCCAAGAAACGTGTCAAAAGGCCCTCTGAGAGTGAGGATGAAGCCCCCGGCGACAAGGCTAAGACAGCCACCCTGTCCTCCACGGAGAGCGCCGTGTTCACGGACAAACCCGCCAGCGAGGAGGAGATCAAACCGTccgaggaggagctgaagactGAGAATGCGGAAAAACTGGAGAGCAGCACTGAGGAGCCCAAGAAGAAGATGGACACCTCAGTGTCCTGGGAGGCCCTGATGTGCATGGGTGGTAAGACCAAGAGGACCAGGAGGACCTCGGATTCAGATGATGATGAGACCAAAatcgaggaggaggtgcagccagctggagaggagaaggcCAACACCACCGAGTCACCTCTCGTCAGTTCCCAGGAGGCTGAACCAGAAAACACTGTGTCATCCCCAGAACCACACACCAGCACTTCAGATGGAGAGGCGGTGTCCACCTGGGAGTCCCTGAAGCGCTTCGTCATCCAGCGAAGGAAGTCCAAAACCGAGGAGAGGACCGAGGAGGCAGCGTCTTCTGAACAAGTCCTCTCAGACAGTGAAATCCCCAAAGAGGAGTCCTCCTTCTCTTTGAGAAAACTCATCCCCGGACGCAAGAAGAAGAAGCTTGAGAAGCAGTTCTCCTCCGACGTGGGCTCTGGTGAGGAGGACTCGGACACCCCGGCCGTGGTTCCTCTGTCAGAGTACGACAACGAGCCACAGGCTCCGACCGAGGAGACGCCGGAAACGGCTCCAGCTAAAGTCTCGTCCGAGGACAGATCCCCTTCGTGGATCTCCACCCTGGCGGTCGCAGAGGAGGTTCATGAGCCGCTGAGCGACATCCCCGAGGAGGGAGACAATGCTGCCACGCCCAAGTCAGCCGACACCAGCATGGCTGAGGAGATCGTGGACCTGACGACAGAGGAGGCGTTGGCAGCCCAAGAGAAAGTGCCCGAGCTATCTGCTGTAGAGGTGACCGAATTACTCCCCGCGACCCCAGCTGGAGAAACCACCCCTGTTCCAGATGCCCCCGAGTCCGAATCAGTGGATGTTGTTCTGGAGGAAGCGGCGGAGGTGCTTAGCGAGATCCCTAGTCAATCAAGCGTCCCAGTGGAAAAGGTCCCACTGGAAGAGGCGGATACCAATTTGGAGCCCCAACCACCAATTGACTTTGCGGAAGTGGAGACAAAGCTTGTGCTGATGGCACACGTCAAGGATGAGGCCACCGCCATCTGCACTGGATTAGGCACCAAGGAGATTGCAAAGCTGGCAATAGAGAAGCCTGTGACTCCCGTTGTGGAGTGTGTCTCCGTGGTCAGCGATGCTCTGGTCGCAGAGGTCCCTCTTGAGGACAAAGCTGAAAAGATTGAGGAGGCCGTTGCAGCTGAAGACCCCGTGTTTAAGGCTCAAGTGGAGCAGGTGGAAACCACGGAGCTGGAGCCGGCCCTGGAGAACACCGTGGGAGACGAGAAACCCGAGTCTGAGAACGCCAGCGAAGGTAAAGAACCCGAAATCATCAAAGTGGCTGTGGTCCATTCCATCCAGACAGCGGCTGAGATTGTACAGCCACCGGTGGTGTCCGAAAACACTCCCAGAGTCGAAATGGTAGATCCCATAGAACCAACCGTTGAAGAGGTCCTGTGCACTGAGACCGTACAGGTCACTTCAGCTTCTATCgtggagggaaagagtgaggaTATGGAGGTGGAACAGATTGTGGCTTCTGAAGAAAACGCTGCAGTTGGAGAAGTGACTCAGGCTGCAGTTTATGAGATGGTTACTAGTATGGTTGGAACCTCCCATGCTGACGAGGCGGTCGAAGCAGCCATTGCTGTTGTGGCCCCCACTGAGGAGTTTGCTACAGCTAAAGAAACAGTTTGCCTCGTCGCCCCACTACCTATGGAGCCTGATCAAGTGGAGGTCAAACAAGAAGCAATGATGGAGAATGCCTCAATCCCACAAAATGCCATTTGTGACATTCAAAGCCAGGTGCTGGCAAAGGATGTCCTCATTGCTGTTGCAGAACTCGGGGTGGAGGGTGACACTGAAGCAGCAAAGTCAGAGGTCAGCGGGGTTATTGTGGAGGTCACTGAGAAGATCGAGGAAGACAccaaggcagaggaagaggcaaGCACCATTGAGGAGCAGGGCATGGTCATCGCCCAGGTGGTCATCCAGAATGCTTTGTACAAAGTGGCAGAGAATGAGTCAGAAGAAGAGAAGCCTGCCACTCTGACCACTGATATCCCAACCACTGATGCCCCAACCACTGATGCCCCACCCACTGATGCCCCAACCACTGATGCCCCACCCACTGATGCCCCAACCACTGATGCCCCACCCACTGATGCCTCAACCACTGATGCCTCAACCACTGATGCCCCACCCACTGATGCCCCACCCACTGATGCCCCAACCACTGATGCCCCACCCACTGATGCCCCAACCACTGATGCCCCACCCACTGATGCCCCAACCACTGATGACCCAACACCTGTCCAGGCTGTCTTAACGATAGAGAAAGAGGTGGAAAAGGCACCAGAGGAGCAACCAGTCATTACTGGGGTATCTGTAGTGAATATACAAGCAGAGAAACCTGCTCCAGAAGCACCAGCAGAGGCTGAAACAGCAACACTATCAGTCTACGAAGCCGTCCAGGTCATGGAGACAATTGAAGTTGAGGTCATCGACAAAGAGGCTCACAAGGAGCCTGAGGAGACAGTCAAACCGGAAGTGAATACGGAGGAGTTAAACCAGGCAGTGGAGGTCAACGTATGTGAGGAGAAGGTGGAAGAGGTAGAAGAAGAAGTGAAGGAGATTCCAGAGAGTCAGATGAATGGGAAGAGCGAGGAGATCAAGAAGGAAAACGACATAGCAGAGGAAGTGTTGCCGGAAGCATCACCCACTGAGATCAAGGATATTCAACCCAAGGTTCAGCATGCTGAGGTGAAAGAGGTGTCTGAGGCAGGCCCTGTAGAAGCAGTAACGCAAGTTCTCGAGACCCCCTCTCAgccggaggagaagaaggaggctgCACCAGTAGTCCTTCAGGCCGCAGAGGTGGTTGAGGAGCAGGCAGTAGAGGAACTCCAGATTGAAGCTGTGGTGGAATTTGACAGCACTGGTGTCACAAACAATGTGGATGCAGCAGCCCAGGATGCCCCTGCCGTCGCCACTGTGGAAATGAACATGATAGCAGACCAGGAACCAGCACTGGAGGAGGCTGAAAATCATGTGTCTACAGATACTGCTGCCACAAGCCAAGAGGCCCAAGTCGCTGTGGCAGTCGCCAGCCCTGTGGAGCCGGCGGCGCCAGAGACTGAGAAGGCGTCTGCAGCGAAGTGCGCCGAGGTGATGGCACAG CTGTAG
- the akap12b gene encoding A-kinase anchor protein 12b isoform X1, which translates to MGAQTSAQRDGKTQEDASAEELSAEVNATQEDSAVDAKLLQKNGQISSISSLNGHSEDNSRAEVGQTDGGSQKEEVPETMDTLQGEVAPQVNGEKEEKGTPDADDITAGEEKAAEEKPGEANEVGFKKIFRFVGFKFTLKKDKNEKTEPVQLLTVKDKDGEGEASGSEEVQEEVAAEEKGEAEGQAAETEAPSSETTPEAAADVETPADAVDGEAASEEAPKEEGEEEGEKECEDQAGSLTSPPSQEVTQSPFRKFFTQGIFSNLRKKASIKKPKEEEPKEGTAEEEVKEGEEGAEEREKAEVVKEEVQVATPPEESTAGVAVEDIPIAETANTNEVVVEVKAEAEVATETPAPAAADTTDEAKPAEEIAEEATEGDKAPAEVAHEAELLSSQEKTKAQGSPLKKLFTGAGLKKRSTKKQKAKKDAEAKLTESGEQASEQIQSSTESTEGQKVSSSPSSPEDSGEHIAGAEASQAEAGQEAEGEGTTSDGEKKKEGILPWSSFKKLVTPKKRVKRPSESEDEAPGDKAKTATLSSTESAVFTDKPASEEEIKPSEEELKTENAEKLESSTEEPKKKMDTSVSWEALMCMGGKTKRTRRTSDSDDDETKIEEEVQPAGEEKANTTESPLVSSQEAEPENTVSSPEPHTSTSDGEAVSTWESLKRFVIQRRKSKTEERTEEAASSEQVLSDSEIPKEESSFSLRKLIPGRKKKKLEKQFSSDVGSGEEDSDTPAVVPLSEYDNEPQAPTEETPETAPAKVSSEDRSPSWISTLAVAEEVHEPLSDIPEEGDNAATPKSADTSMAEEIVDLTTEEALAAQEKVPELSAVEVTELLPATPAGETTPVPDAPESESVDVVLEEAAEVLSEIPSQSSVPVEKVPLEEADTNLEPQPPIDFAEVETKLVLMAHVKDEATAICTGLGTKEIAKLAIEKPVTPVVECVSVVSDALVAEVPLEDKAEKIEEAVAAEDPVFKAQVEQVETTELEPALENTVGDEKPESENASEGKEPEIIKVAVVHSIQTAAEIVQPPVVSENTPRVEMVDPIEPTVEEVLCTETVQVTSASIVEGKSEDMEVEQIVASEENAAVGEVTQAAVYEMVTSMVGTSHADEAVEAAIAVVAPTEEFATAKETVCLVAPLPMEPDQVEVKQEAMMENASIPQNAICDIQSQVLAKDVLIAVAELGVEGDTEAAKSEVSGVIVEVTEKIEEDTKAEEEASTIEEQGMVIAQVVIQNALYKVAENESEEEKPATLTTDIPTTDAPTTDAPPTDAPTTDAPPTDAPTTDAPPTDASTTDASTTDAPPTDAPPTDAPTTDAPPTDAPTTDAPPTDAPTTDDPTPVQAVLTIEKEVEKAPEEQPVITGVSVVNIQAEKPAPEAPAEAETATLSVYEAVQVMETIEVEVIDKEAHKEPEETVKPEVNTEELNQAVEVNVCEEKVEEVEEEVKEIPESQMNGKSEEIKKENDIAEEVLPEASPTEIKDIQPKVQHAEVKEVSEAGPVEAVTQVLETPSQPEEKKEAAPVVLQAAEVVEEQAVEELQIEAVVEFDSTGVTNNVDAAAQDAPAVATVEMNMIADQEPALEEAENHVSTDTAATSQEAQVAVAVASPVEPAAPETEKASAAKCAEVMAQVIEVIEEAVKEIEPVSTELTAAS; encoded by the exons CTGCTGCAAAAGAACGGACAGATCTCCAGCATCTCCAGCCTCAATGGACACTCAGAAGACAATTCCCGGGCCgaag TCGGCCAGACAGACGGCGGGTCTCAGAAGGAGGAGGTTCCTGAGACGATGGACACCCTCCAAGGGGAGGTGGCCCCCCAGGTCaacggagagaaggaggagaagggtacACCTGATGCGGACGACATCACAGCCGGCGAGGAGAAGGCTGCGGAGGAGAAGCCCGGAGAGGCCAACGAGGTGGGCTTCAAGAAGATCTTCCGCTTTGTGGGCTTCAAGTTCACCCTGAAAAAGGACAAAAACGAGAAGACGGAACCCGTGCAACTGCTGACCGTGAAGGACaaggacggagagggggaggccaGCGGCTCTGAGGAGGTGCAGGAAGAAGTGGCTgctgaggagaagggggaggccgAGGGTCAGGCCGCGGAGACGGAGGCTCCGTCCTCTGAGACCACGCCTGAGGCTGCGGCAGACGTTGAGACTCCGGCTGATGCCGTGGACGGAGAAGCAGCCTCAGAGGAGGCaccaaaggaggagggggaggaggagggagagaaagaatgcGAGGACCAGGCTGGATCTCTTACCAGTCCGCCTAGCCAGGAAGTCACCCAGTCCCCCTTCCGGAAATTCTTCACACAGGGCATCTTCTCAAACCTGCGCAAAAAGGCCAGCATCAAGAAGCCCAAAGAAGAAGAGCCAAAAGAGGGCACCGCTGAGGAGGAGgtcaaggagggagaggaaggcgcagaggagagggagaaagccgAGGTAGTCAAGGAAGAGGTACAGGTAGCAACCCCTCCAGAGGAATCCACGGCCGGGGTTGCAGTTGAGGACATTCCCATAGCTGAGACAGCAAACACTAACGAGGTCGTTGTGGAGGTTAAAGCTGAAGCCGAGGTTGCCACGGAAaccccagctccagcagcagctgacACTACTGATGAAGCCAAACCAGCAGAGGAGATAGCCGAGGAGGCGACGGAGGGCGACAAGGCACCAGCAGAGGTCGCCCATGAGGCTGAGTTGCTGTCCTCCCAGGAGAAGACAAAGGCCCAGGGAAGCCCACTGAAGAAGCTCTTCACTGGGGCGGGCCTGAAGAAGCGCTCAACTAAGAAGCAGAAGGCCAAGAAAGACGCAGAGGCTAAGCTAACCGAGTCTGGGGAGCAGGCTTCAGAGCAGATACAGTCCTCCACTGAGTCGACCGAGGGCCAGAAAGTCAGTAGCAGCCCTTCGTCCCCAGAGGACTCGGGGGAGCACATCGCCGGAGCAGAGGCCTCTCAGGCTGAGGCTGGCCAAGAGGCAGAAGGAGAAGGGACCACCTCGGAcggggagaagaagaaagaaggtATCCTCCCCTGGTCCTCCTTCAAGAAGCTTGTGACACCCAAGAAACGTGTCAAAAGGCCCTCTGAGAGTGAGGATGAAGCCCCCGGCGACAAGGCTAAGACAGCCACCCTGTCCTCCACGGAGAGCGCCGTGTTCACGGACAAACCCGCCAGCGAGGAGGAGATCAAACCGTccgaggaggagctgaagactGAGAATGCGGAAAAACTGGAGAGCAGCACTGAGGAGCCCAAGAAGAAGATGGACACCTCAGTGTCCTGGGAGGCCCTGATGTGCATGGGTGGTAAGACCAAGAGGACCAGGAGGACCTCGGATTCAGATGATGATGAGACCAAAatcgaggaggaggtgcagccagctggagaggagaaggcCAACACCACCGAGTCACCTCTCGTCAGTTCCCAGGAGGCTGAACCAGAAAACACTGTGTCATCCCCAGAACCACACACCAGCACTTCAGATGGAGAGGCGGTGTCCACCTGGGAGTCCCTGAAGCGCTTCGTCATCCAGCGAAGGAAGTCCAAAACCGAGGAGAGGACCGAGGAGGCAGCGTCTTCTGAACAAGTCCTCTCAGACAGTGAAATCCCCAAAGAGGAGTCCTCCTTCTCTTTGAGAAAACTCATCCCCGGACGCAAGAAGAAGAAGCTTGAGAAGCAGTTCTCCTCCGACGTGGGCTCTGGTGAGGAGGACTCGGACACCCCGGCCGTGGTTCCTCTGTCAGAGTACGACAACGAGCCACAGGCTCCGACCGAGGAGACGCCGGAAACGGCTCCAGCTAAAGTCTCGTCCGAGGACAGATCCCCTTCGTGGATCTCCACCCTGGCGGTCGCAGAGGAGGTTCATGAGCCGCTGAGCGACATCCCCGAGGAGGGAGACAATGCTGCCACGCCCAAGTCAGCCGACACCAGCATGGCTGAGGAGATCGTGGACCTGACGACAGAGGAGGCGTTGGCAGCCCAAGAGAAAGTGCCCGAGCTATCTGCTGTAGAGGTGACCGAATTACTCCCCGCGACCCCAGCTGGAGAAACCACCCCTGTTCCAGATGCCCCCGAGTCCGAATCAGTGGATGTTGTTCTGGAGGAAGCGGCGGAGGTGCTTAGCGAGATCCCTAGTCAATCAAGCGTCCCAGTGGAAAAGGTCCCACTGGAAGAGGCGGATACCAATTTGGAGCCCCAACCACCAATTGACTTTGCGGAAGTGGAGACAAAGCTTGTGCTGATGGCACACGTCAAGGATGAGGCCACCGCCATCTGCACTGGATTAGGCACCAAGGAGATTGCAAAGCTGGCAATAGAGAAGCCTGTGACTCCCGTTGTGGAGTGTGTCTCCGTGGTCAGCGATGCTCTGGTCGCAGAGGTCCCTCTTGAGGACAAAGCTGAAAAGATTGAGGAGGCCGTTGCAGCTGAAGACCCCGTGTTTAAGGCTCAAGTGGAGCAGGTGGAAACCACGGAGCTGGAGCCGGCCCTGGAGAACACCGTGGGAGACGAGAAACCCGAGTCTGAGAACGCCAGCGAAGGTAAAGAACCCGAAATCATCAAAGTGGCTGTGGTCCATTCCATCCAGACAGCGGCTGAGATTGTACAGCCACCGGTGGTGTCCGAAAACACTCCCAGAGTCGAAATGGTAGATCCCATAGAACCAACCGTTGAAGAGGTCCTGTGCACTGAGACCGTACAGGTCACTTCAGCTTCTATCgtggagggaaagagtgaggaTATGGAGGTGGAACAGATTGTGGCTTCTGAAGAAAACGCTGCAGTTGGAGAAGTGACTCAGGCTGCAGTTTATGAGATGGTTACTAGTATGGTTGGAACCTCCCATGCTGACGAGGCGGTCGAAGCAGCCATTGCTGTTGTGGCCCCCACTGAGGAGTTTGCTACAGCTAAAGAAACAGTTTGCCTCGTCGCCCCACTACCTATGGAGCCTGATCAAGTGGAGGTCAAACAAGAAGCAATGATGGAGAATGCCTCAATCCCACAAAATGCCATTTGTGACATTCAAAGCCAGGTGCTGGCAAAGGATGTCCTCATTGCTGTTGCAGAACTCGGGGTGGAGGGTGACACTGAAGCAGCAAAGTCAGAGGTCAGCGGGGTTATTGTGGAGGTCACTGAGAAGATCGAGGAAGACAccaaggcagaggaagaggcaaGCACCATTGAGGAGCAGGGCATGGTCATCGCCCAGGTGGTCATCCAGAATGCTTTGTACAAAGTGGCAGAGAATGAGTCAGAAGAAGAGAAGCCTGCCACTCTGACCACTGATATCCCAACCACTGATGCCCCAACCACTGATGCCCCACCCACTGATGCCCCAACCACTGATGCCCCACCCACTGATGCCCCAACCACTGATGCCCCACCCACTGATGCCTCAACCACTGATGCCTCAACCACTGATGCCCCACCCACTGATGCCCCACCCACTGATGCCCCAACCACTGATGCCCCACCCACTGATGCCCCAACCACTGATGCCCCACCCACTGATGCCCCAACCACTGATGACCCAACACCTGTCCAGGCTGTCTTAACGATAGAGAAAGAGGTGGAAAAGGCACCAGAGGAGCAACCAGTCATTACTGGGGTATCTGTAGTGAATATACAAGCAGAGAAACCTGCTCCAGAAGCACCAGCAGAGGCTGAAACAGCAACACTATCAGTCTACGAAGCCGTCCAGGTCATGGAGACAATTGAAGTTGAGGTCATCGACAAAGAGGCTCACAAGGAGCCTGAGGAGACAGTCAAACCGGAAGTGAATACGGAGGAGTTAAACCAGGCAGTGGAGGTCAACGTATGTGAGGAGAAGGTGGAAGAGGTAGAAGAAGAAGTGAAGGAGATTCCAGAGAGTCAGATGAATGGGAAGAGCGAGGAGATCAAGAAGGAAAACGACATAGCAGAGGAAGTGTTGCCGGAAGCATCACCCACTGAGATCAAGGATATTCAACCCAAGGTTCAGCATGCTGAGGTGAAAGAGGTGTCTGAGGCAGGCCCTGTAGAAGCAGTAACGCAAGTTCTCGAGACCCCCTCTCAgccggaggagaagaaggaggctgCACCAGTAGTCCTTCAGGCCGCAGAGGTGGTTGAGGAGCAGGCAGTAGAGGAACTCCAGATTGAAGCTGTGGTGGAATTTGACAGCACTGGTGTCACAAACAATGTGGATGCAGCAGCCCAGGATGCCCCTGCCGTCGCCACTGTGGAAATGAACATGATAGCAGACCAGGAACCAGCACTGGAGGAGGCTGAAAATCATGTGTCTACAGATACTGCTGCCACAAGCCAAGAGGCCCAAGTCGCTGTGGCAGTCGCCAGCCCTGTGGAGCCGGCGGCGCCAGAGACTGAGAAGGCGTCTGCAGCGAAGTGCGCCGAGGTGATGGCACAGGTAATCGAGGTGATCGAGGAGGCAGTGAAGGAGATCGAGCCTGTCTCCACGGAGCTTACAGCAGCATCGTGA